AATTCAAGGCCTCCACGCGCTGCATGATATCCTGGCGTGTGGTCTCGATATCGATGCCAAACTCGTTGTAGATGATGACGACGGAAACGCCGTTCGTGGTCGTCGATTCGATGTTGACGACGCCGTCGATGTCTTTCACCGCTTGCTCTATGGGGATGGTTACATCATCTACCATCTGCTCGGGGTCGGCCCCGGGATTCATCGTGAACACGATCGATTGCGGGAATTCGATCTTGGGTAGCAGCTCTTGATTGAGCTGTGTGACGGCCAGTACCCCTCCAATCAAAACGAGGATGGACAGGGTGATCACGACCCACTTGAAGCGCAGTGAGGCGCGAGTGATGCGGTCGATCAGTGATTCAAGCACGGTTAACTTACTCCTTTTCGTCAATGCCAAGGCGGCAGAATTTATGATTCCAGTTTCGTTTATCCTGCGGTGCTGTGATTGCAGCGCCGTTTCCGAAGTATGAATCGTCCTTCGAGCTCTTCATGCGAAACCCTTGAGCGAATCGAAGACCCGCAGCAGGTGCAAAGCCAATTTTCTGTGATCCTTTGCGTTCATCTCGATGACGTTGGCCTGATAGCGTTTGACGTGTTCCAGCAACTCCCGGTTCCAGACCGGATCGTTGCTGTTTTCGCAGACCAGGATGCCCAATGCGAAGCCGCCCAACAGGTTGAGATTCGCTCTGCTGGCTTCGTCTGCAGAAGGGAGAATGTCCGGCAGGAACTCGAGCAGCAAACTGCGTCCCGAACTGCGGCGCAGCCGCAGCGAAATGATGGTCATGATCTCAACACAGTAATGCAGCGGACCTCGACCTTCCGGCGGTACGCGAGCCAAGACCTCCTGGATGAGTTCTTCAACTTCGAAGCTGCTTTCTTTGAGTTTCGCCAGGGCGCGTTCTTTAACCGCTTCCCAACCTACCGCGCCCTGTGCGTCACCAGCCAGGTCGCCCATGAGGTGATGGGCGAGCGACGTTGGCGCGAAGGTGATTTTTGAACGGCCGGGTCCGGCTTTTTTATCAGGCAGCTCGTAATGCGAAGTGGCGAGGCCTTTTTCTTCCAGTAGACGCAGCATATCGTAGGCCGTAATGTCACTTACGCCCAGCTTGCTGGCAATCTCCGAATAGTGAATGGGGTTGGCCGATTCTCGATAGAGCTCGAGGAGTTTATCGATAAAATCCGTTTGACGCCGGGTCAGCTTCATATTCGTACCAATAGAAAATACCAATATTTCAAAAATAACCAAATAATCCGCCGTATTGTATTCGCTTTCCGGACGGTGGACAAGGGTGCCGTGGTACTACAGACTTGAAATTCTATCCGCAGGAGGTTACTCCAGACCTTCGCAGAAAGTTAAGGTTCAGCGATCGATGATTTACTGGTCGCGGTGAAGGAAGGCGGTTCCATCATGTAATCTAAATGATAAGTCCGATGCCAATATTATATGGTACGCTAATATACACGAATGGCGCCCTCACCTGCATCTAGGTCTGCACATTCAAAGGTTGCTTTAGGCCACAAGGAGGTGTCTTGTGGACCGGAAGATTATAACTTTGCTTTTAGGCCTTCTCCTCTTTTCAAGTTTTCTTACGGGTTGCGCGGGAACTTATAAAGTAGAAGCAGCCCATGTTTTCGACGATGTGCCTGACGAATCCACATGGGGACATGCCATCCAGGTCTTGGGATATCAAGGTTACGTATGTGGGAAAAAGGATCGCCAATTCATTCCTGATGCGACAGTAAATCGGGCTGAAATGGCGGTGTTATTGGTGCGTGCCAAGTATGGACCAGATTTCGTCCCTGAAAGCGAATCGGTTCTGTGGTGTCAAGTTTGGATTGATATAGCCGTGGCGGATGGCCTAATGAGTCCGGATGTTGACCCAACAGCACCAGCAACGAGAGCAGATGTTGTTGCTTTGATGTGGCTCATGACTCAAGACGCACGAGAAAGCAGTAGATAGCAAGATCTGCCTTTTATTCGCACGCGTTTTTTTAGATACGTACATTCATTGACGTAGCATTGTGTGGATATTATTGCCAGTGAAGATGGCAGTTACGAGCAATTTCTGCTGATATTAATAAATCTAGCTTTACGTAAGATGGAGCACTCGGATTTTACTCTAATCGTGGGGATTTCGGTTTCAGCAGAGACGAGAGCATCTGATCGTCGACCATCACCAGTGTTTCTACAACAACATCTGCATCCCTCAATGCCTCGGCCGAGTTGGTGGTCGTCACGGCGATGCATTTCATCCCCGCCCTGCGTGCCCCTTCCACGCCGGCGATGGCGTCCTCGATCACGATGCAGTCGTCCGGTTCTACGTCCAGTTTTCGTGCCGCGAGGAGAAAGACCGCCGGATCGGGTTTACCGGGCATGCCCGTTCCGGATACCAGGGCATCGAAATACCCGCCAATTTTCAATTCTCCGACCAACACATCGATGTTCTCTTGCGGAGCAGAAGATGCGATGGCCTGCTTCATGCCCAGTGTCTTGAATTTTTCGAGTAAAGTGTCGGCGCCCGGCAAGAGTTCGGCGTTCCCTTTGACCATCTCGCGAAACGAAGTTTCCTTCCGATTGCTGATTTTCTCGTAAAGGTCGGGCGTCAGGTCTTCACCGAAGACGGTTTCCAATATTCCCGCGTTGTTCATCCCGAATGTCGCGGTGAACTGCTCCCGTGAGAAGGATTCTCCAACCTCATCCAATGCGAGTTTCCAGGATTGGTAGTGCAGTTCGCCCGTATTGACCAGCACGCCGTCCATGTCCCATAATACGGCGTGGCCTGGGTATTTCGAAGTCATCGTATACAATTCTCCAGTTTTCAGACTTGTTTTTCCCGGTGTGTCGTGGAACATTGTACTGTGGTTTATGCTTTCGGGTAACGGAAAGATGAAATCCGAGATGGCGAAGTGAATGCGGAGATCGGATAGGATATATATAGACGTTGCCGTTGAAGAAAACACAGGAGGCGAGCATGGATGTGAACAAGAGACCCCTCGGCCGGACCGATCTGCGAGTTACACCAATCGGATTGGGGGTGATGCAGTTTTCGGGCAGCGGCGGTGTGTTCGGGATGGTGTTCCCCGATCTCTCCCAGGAAACGATGAACGCCATCGTGCAGGCCGCGTTGGACGGCGGGATTAATTGGTTCGACACGGCGGAACTTTATGGCCGCGGGCATTCGGAACGCGCCTTAGCGACTGCATTGAAAGCGGCTGGCAAGGCAGATGGGGATGTGATCGTAGGGACGAAGTGGATGCCGTTTTTACGCACGGCGAGGAACATGAAACGCACGATTCACGATCGCATTCATTTCCTCGACGGCTACAGCATCGATCTCTACATGGTGCATCAACCCTGGAGTTTTTCTTCGCGGGAAGCCGAGATGGATGTCATGGCCGATCTGGTGGAAGCCGGATTGATCCGCTCGGTGGGGGTAAGCAATTTCAACGAGAAGCAGATGCGCCGCGCCCACGCGGCTTTGGCCAAACGCGGCCTGCCGCTTGCGGTGAACCAGGTGCAGTACAGCCTGATG
Above is a genomic segment from Anaerolineales bacterium containing:
- a CDS encoding S-layer homology domain-containing protein — protein: MDRKIITLLLGLLLFSSFLTGCAGTYKVEAAHVFDDVPDESTWGHAIQVLGYQGYVCGKKDRQFIPDATVNRAEMAVLLVRAKYGPDFVPESESVLWCQVWIDIAVADGLMSPDVDPTAPATRADVVALMWLMTQDARESSR
- a CDS encoding HAD family phosphatase, whose translation is MTSKYPGHAVLWDMDGVLVNTGELHYQSWKLALDEVGESFSREQFTATFGMNNAGILETVFGEDLTPDLYEKISNRKETSFREMVKGNAELLPGADTLLEKFKTLGMKQAIASSAPQENIDVLVGELKIGGYFDALVSGTGMPGKPDPAVFLLAARKLDVEPDDCIVIEDAIAGVEGARRAGMKCIAVTTTNSAEALRDADVVVETLVMVDDQMLSSLLKPKSPRLE
- a CDS encoding aldo/keto reductase produces the protein MDVNKRPLGRTDLRVTPIGLGVMQFSGSGGVFGMVFPDLSQETMNAIVQAALDGGINWFDTAELYGRGHSERALATALKAAGKADGDVIVGTKWMPFLRTARNMKRTIHDRIHFLDGYSIDLYMVHQPWSFSSREAEMDVMADLVEAGLIRSVGVSNFNEKQMRRAHAALAKRGLPLAVNQVQYSLMHRNIETNGVLQAAKDLGVTIVAYSPLARGLLSGKFHKDESLLAQRPRGRRMMLRRDLERSRPLVEALETIAASHQVTAAQAALNWLIHFQGETVVAIPGASKVSQAADSAGAMHFRLTQEEFSLLDEQSRMFR